The Thermothielavioides terrestris NRRL 8126 chromosome 2, complete sequence genome includes a region encoding these proteins:
- a CDS encoding glycosyltransferase family 2 protein (CAZy_ID 269845) — protein MTLNLPPLGGNSSGGAHTQPSLPSLPAHLQSDTQLTAHLASRFHVSLPIARLSSHALICINTYSSSSKGDGSRDSCAMSAAEDMAERAFLRLGHRSENQAILFLGESGSGKTTVRSHLLTSLLNRSSTPLSAKVSLAAYVFDTLTTTKTATTPTASKAGLFYELQYDTASTTNPVLLGAKLLDHRLERSRITDVPTGERNFHVLYYLLAGTSAAEKAHLGFDGPEKRWKYLGHPTQLKVGINDAEGFQLFKTALRKLEFPRSEIAEICQILASILHLGQLEFESRSSTTVTGDDSGGFSHEGAQTTTVVKNKDVLGIIAAFLGVSAAELQTTLGYKTKMIHKERVTVLLDPAGARGNANELARTLYSLLVAYVIESINQRLCAAEDSIANTISIVDFPGFQQQSSTGSTLDQLLTNAATESLYNLTLQNFFDRKADMLETEEVSVPATSYFDNSDAVKGLLKPGNGLLSILDDQTRRHRTDMQMLESLRKRFEGKNPAISVGAATAKLPGSNFYTENTAATFTVKHFAGEVEYPVKGLVEENGEVISGDLMNLINSSKSSFVARLFGQEVLQTVVHPQERTTVMQASVSSRPMRAPSIMSKRGRPAALAARARAAERDMSVGQGSDTGEKRTGGSARASEQGASGQFLSALENVTRSVTAPGTNCYFVFCLKPNDRRIANQFDSKCVRAQVQTFGIAEISQRLRSTDFSLFLPFGEFLGLADTETMLVGSEREKVEVVVEDKRWPANEVAIGATGVFLSERCWMEIAQLGESYSQSGRYGHSSDAGDAADPFLASKERLAPVGGMGEKKAGYFGSNDVDARSEAGASAYGGGDLFKNLDTREQMAERGNEKDMAEVDEFRDSPARKRWVFVVHMLTFFIPDFLIRWLGRMPRKDVRMAWREKLAINMIIWFSCLVAAFFIVLFPSLICPHQYVFSPAELATYDGKDGRSAYAAIRGQIFDIGAFSTRHYPQYLPAKYITQYGGMDITSLFPVQVSALCQGVNGSISPSVLLDYKSTNITGSAAVISSQDLNSKYHDFRYFTNDSRPDWFSQQIKMLRANYKVGNIGYSAEYVRTLSSKQQVIAILNSRVYDMTTYVQGGRRQQNPPGQPPPTDPDAVNFMHPLVVDLFQQKSGDDITALWQSLGIDANMKKAMQLCLDNLFYVADVDTRASARCMFAEYLVLAVSVLLASVIAFKFFAALQFGIKNMPENLDKFIMCQIPAYTEDEESLRRAIDSAARMRYDDKRKLLVIICDGMIIGQGNDRPTPRIVLDILGVSEAVDPEPLSFESLGEGLKQHNMGKVYSGLYEVQGHIVPFLVVVKVGKPSEVSRPGNRGKRDSQMILMRFLNRVHYNLPMSPLELEMYHQIRNIIGVNPTFYEFLLQIDADTVVAPDSATRMVSAFLDDTRLIAVCGETALTNAKSSFITMIQVYEYYISHNLSKAFESLFGSVTCLPGCFSMYRIRAAETGKPLFVSREVVEAYSTIRVDTLHMKNLLHLGEDRYLTTLLLKYHSKYKTKYIFSAHAWTIAPDSWTVFLSQRRRWINSTVHNLMELIPMNQLCGFCCFSMRFIVFIDLLSTIVQPVTIAYIVYLIVLVIEKSTVVPITAFVLLGAIYGLQAIIFILRRKWEMIGWMILYVLAIPVFSFGLPLYAFWHMDDFNWGNTRVVAGEKGKKIVISDEGKFDPASIPRKKWEEYQAELWEAQTNAGGLHDDARSEISGYSYATRPNVPMSEYGGYTPNSRPGSITGFHHQATPPLPTAPSRMSLAASEMLHGGNGGNGNNNSNNNRQSQFGGSQFLGPSPSHPELEMANLAGLPSDDALLAEIREILRTADLMTVTKKGVKQELERRFGVPLDSRRAYINSATEAVLAGQL, from the exons ATGACGCTCAACCTCCCGCCGCTGGGCGGGAACAGCAGCGGAGGGGCTCATACGCAGCCGTCGCTGCCCTCGTTGCCCGCCCACTTGCAGTCCGATACCCAGTTGACCGCCCACCTCGCCAGCCGCTTCCATGTTTCCCTCCCGATCGCCCGGCTCTCGTCCCATGCGCTCATCTGCATCAACACGTACTCAAGCTCCTCCAAGGGCGATGGCTCCCGCGACTCGTGCGCCATGtccgcggccgaggacatGGCCGAACGGGCCTTTCTCCGGCTGGGCCACCGCTCTGAGAACCAAGCAATCCTCTTCCT CGGTGAATCTGGCTCGGGGAAGACGACCGTCCGATCTCACCTCCTGACCTCGCTCCTCAACCGCTCCTCCACCCCGCTCTCCGCCAAGGTGTCCCTTGCTGCCTACGTCTTCGACACACTCACCACCACGAAAACGGCCACGACGCCCACCGCCTCCAAAGCCGGCCTGTTCTACGAGCTCCAGTACGACACCGCCTCGACCACAAATCCGGTGCTTCTTGGCGCCAAGCTGCTGGACCATCGGTTAGAGCGGAGCAGGATAACGGATGTTCCGACGGGTGAGCGCAACTTCCACGTGCTGTACTACCTGCTGGCCGGCACGAGtgcggccgagaaggcgcaCCTCGGCTTCGACGGGCCCGAGAAGCGGTGGAAGTACCTGGGCCACCCCACACAGCTCAAGGTGGGAATCAACGATGCCGAGGGCTTCCAGCTCTTCAAGACCGCCCTGCGGAAGCTCGAGTTCCCCCGCAGCGAGATCGCCGAGATCTGCCAGATCCTGGCCAGCATCCTGCACCTTGGACAGTTGGAATTCGAGTCCAGGTCCAGCACGACCGTCACCGGcgacgacagcggcggcTTCTCGCACGAAGGCGCCCAGACGACGACGGTGGTCAAGAACAAAGATGTGCTTGGCATCATTGCCGCCTTCCTCGGCGTCAGCGCTGCTGAGCTGCAGACGACCTTGGGCTACAAGACCAAGATGATCCACAAGGAGAGGGTGACCGTCctgctcgacccggccggTGCCCGGGGGAATGCGAACGAGCTAGCACGGACGCTGTACTCTCTGCTCGTGGCCTACGTGATTGAGAGCATCAACCAGAGGCTGTGTGCCGCCGAGGACTCGATCGCAAACACCATCTCTATCGTCGACTTCCCCGGCTTCCAGCAACAGTCCTCGACCGGCTCGACTCTGGACCAGCTCCTGACCAATGCCGCCACCGAGTCGCTGTACAACCTGACGCTGCAGAACTTCTTTGACCGTAAGGCAGACATGCTCGAGACCGAGGAGGTGTCGGTGCCCGCGACCAGCTACTTCGACAATTCGGACGCCGTCAAGGGCCTGCTGAAGCCGGGCAATGGCCTCCTCAGCATCCTGGACGACCAGACCCGCCGCCATCGGACCGACATGCAGATGCTCGAGAGCTTGCGCAAGCGGTTCGAGGGCAAGAACCCGGCCATCTCGGTCggcgcggccacggccaAGCTTCCCGGCAGCAACTTCTACACCGAGAACACGGCCGCCACCTTCACCGTCAAGCACTtcgccggcgaggtcgaaTACCCCGTCAAAGGGCTGGTCGAGGAGAACGGCGAAGTCATCTCGGGCGATCTCATGAACCTGATCAACTCGAGCAAGAGCTCCTTTGTCGCCCGTCTCTTCGGCCAGGAGGTGCTGCAGACCGTCGTCCACCCGCAGGAGCGGACCACCGTCATGCAAGCCTCCGTCAGCTCCAGGCCGATGCGCGCGCCCAGCATCATGTCGAAGCGTGGGCGGCCCGCTGCTCTCGCTGCCCGTGCCCGCGCTGCCGAGAGAGACATGTCAGTCGGCCAGGGTAGCGACACCGGCGAGAAACGGACAGGCGGCAGCGCCCGCGCCTCGGAGCAGGGGGCGTCGGGCCAGTTCCTCTCGGCGCTCGAGAACGTGACGCGGTCCGTGACGGCACCCGGCACGAACTGCTACTTCGTCTTCTGCCTCAAGCCCAACGACCGCCGCATCGCCAATCAGTTCGACAGCAAGTGCGTGCGCGCGCAGGTGCAGACGTTCGGCATCGCCGAGATCAGCCAGCGCCTGCGGTCCACCGATTTCAGCTTGTTCCTCCCGTTCGGCGAGTTCCTGGGCCTGGCGGACACCGAGACGATGCTCGTGGGCAGCGAGCGCGAGAAGGTCGAGGTGGTGGTCGAGGACAAGCGGTGGCCGGCCAACGAAGTGGCCATCGGCGCGACCGGCGTCTTCCTGAGCGAGCGCTGCTGGATGGAGATCGCGCAGTTGGGAGAGAGCTACTCCCAGTCAGGCCGGTACGGGCACTCGTCCGATGCAGGCGACGCCGCGGATCCGTTCCTGGCGTCCAAGGAACGCTTGGCTCCGGTGGGCGGAATgggcgagaagaaggccggCTATTTTGGCAGCAACGACGTGGACGCACGGTCCGAGGCGGGCGCGTCCGCCTATGGGGGCGGCGACTTGTTCAAGAACCTCGACACGCGCGAGCAGATGGCCGAGCGCGGCAACGAGAAGGACATGGCCGAGGTTGACGAGTTCAGGGATAGCCCCGCCCGCAAGCGCTGGGTTTTCGTCGTGCACATGCTGACCTTCTTCATACCCGACTTCCTCATCCGGTGGCTGGGGCGCATGCCGCGCAAGGATGTGCGCATGGCCTGGCGTGAGAAGCTGGCCATCAACATGATCATCTGGTTCAGCTGTCTGgtggccgccttcttcaTCGTCCTCTTTCCCTCGTTGATCTGTCCCCACCAGTACGTCTTCAGTCCGGCGGAGCTGGCCACGTACGACGGGAAGGACGGCCGCAGCGCCTACGCCGCGATCCGCGGCCAGATCTTCGACATCGGCGCCTTCTCGACCCGTCACTACCCCCAGTATCTGCCCGCCAAATACATCACGCAGTATGGAGGCATGGATATCACGTCGCTCTTCCCCGTGCAGGTGTCGGCTCTCTGCCAAGGCGTAAACGGCAGCATCTCGCCTTCCGTCCTGCTCGACTACAAGTCCACCAACATCACCGGATCGGCGGCCGTCATCAGCAGCCAAGACTTGAACTCGAAGTACCATGACTTCCGGTACTTCACCAACGATAGTCGGCCGGATTGGTTTTCGCAGCAGATCAAGATGCTGCGGGCCAACTACAAGGTCGGCAACATCGGCTACTCGGCCGAGTACGTGCGGACACTCAGCTCCAAGCAGCAGGTCATTGCCATCCTCAACAGCCGCGTCTACGACATGACCACGTACGTCCAGGGCGGACGGCGACAGCAGAATCCGCCGGgacagccgccgccgacggacCCGGACGCTGTCAACTTTATGCATCCGCTCGTGGTGGATCTCTTCCAGCAGAAATCGGGTGACGATATCACGGCGCTCTGGCAGTCGCTGGGCATCGACGCAAACATGAAGAAGGCGATGCAGCTGTGTCTCGACAATCTCTTCTacgtcgccgacgtcgacaCGCGCGCGTCGGCCCGGTGCATGTTCGCCGAGTACCTGGTCTTGGCCGTCTCGGTCCTCCTGGCCAGCGTCATCGCCTTCAAGTTCTTCGCGGCGCTCCAGTTCGGCATCAAGAACATGCCCGAGAACCTGGATAAGTTCATCATGTGCCAGATCCCGGCCTACACGGAAGACGAGGAGTCCCTCCGGCGTGCCATCgactcggcggcgcgcatgCGCTACGACGACAAGCGCAAGCTTCTGGTGATCATCTGCGACGGCATGATCATCGGGCAGGGCAACGAccgcccgacgccgcgcaTCGTGCTCGACATCCTGGGCGTGTCCGAGGCGGTCGACCCGGAGCCGCTCAGCTTCGAGTCGCTCGGCGAGGGTCTCAAGCAGCACAACATGGGCAAGGTGTACTCGGGCCTGTACGAAGTGCAGGGCCACATCGTGCCCTTCCTCGTCGTGGTCAAGGTCGGCAAGCCGTCCGAGGTGTCGCGCCCGGGCAACCGGGGCAAGCGGGACTCGCAGATGATCCTGATGCGCTTCCTCAACCGGGTGCACTACAACCTGCCCATGAGCCCGCTAGAGCTCGAGATGTACCACCAGATCCGCAACATCATCGGCGTCAACCCGACCTTCTACGAGTTCCTGCTCCAGATCGACGCCGACACGGTGGTCGCGCCCGACTCGGCCACGCGCATGGTGTCGGCCTTCCTCGACGACACGCGCCTGATCGCCGTGTgcggcgagacggcgctgaCCAACGCCAAGTCGTCCTTCATCACCATGATCCAGGTGTACGAGTACTACATCTCGCACAACCTGTCCAAGGCGTTCGAGTCGCTGTTCGGGTCCGTGACGTGCTTGCCCGGCTGCTTCTCCATGTACCgcatccgcgccgccgagacgggcAAGCCGCTGTTCGTCAGCcgcgaggtcgtcgaggcgTACTCGACCATCCGCGTCGACACGCTGCACATGAAGAACCTGCTGCACCTGGGCGAGGACCGCTACCTCacgacgctgctgctcaaGTACCACTCCAAGTACAAGACCAAGTACATCTTCAGCGCGCACGCCTGGACCATCGCGCCGGACTCGTGGACCGTCTTCCTCTcgcagcggcgccgctggaTCAACTCGACCGTGCACAACCTGATGGAGCTGATCCCGATGAACCAGCTGTGCGGCTTCTGCTGCTTCAGCATGCGCTTCATCGTCTTCATCGACCTGCTCTCGACCATCGTGCAGCCGGTCACGATCGCGTACATCGTCTACCTCATCGTCCTGGTGATCGAGAAGTCGACGGTGGTGCCCATCACGGCCTtcgtgctgctcggcgccatcTACGGCCTGCAGGCCATCATCTTCATCCTGCGGCGCAAGTGGGAGATGATCGGCTGGATGATCCTGTACGTGCTCGCCATCCCCGTCTTCAGcttcggcctgccgctgTACGCCTTCTGGCACATGGACGACTTCAACTGGGGCAACAcgcgcgtcgtcgccggcgagaagggcaagaagatCGTCATCTCGGACGAGGGCAAGTTCGACCCGGCCAGCATCCCGCGCAAGAAGTGGGAGGAGTACCAGGCCGAGCTGTGGGAGGCCCAGAccaacgccggcggcctgcacGACGACGCCCGCTCCGAGATCTCGGGCTACTCGTACGCCACCCGCCCCAACGTCCCCATGTCCGAGTACGGCGGCTACACGCCCAACAGCCGGCCGGGCTCCATCACGGGCTTCCACCACCAGGCGaccccgccgctgccgaccgCGCCGAGCCGCATGTCGCTGGCCGCGTCCGAGATGCTccacggcggcaacggcggcaacggcaacaacaacagcaacaacaaccgGCAGAGCCAGTTCGGCGGGTCGCAGTTCCTcggcccgtcgccgtcgcacCCGGAGCTGGAGATGGCCAACCTGGCGGGCCTGCCCAGCGacgacgcgctgctggccgagatcCGCGAGATCCTGCGCACCGCCGACCTCATGACGGTGACCAAGAAGGGCGTCAAGCAGGAGCTGGAGCGCCGGTTCGGCGTGCCGCTCGACTCGAGGAGGGCTTATATCAACAGCG CAACGGAAGCGGTCCTGGCTGGGCAGTTGTAA